Below is a genomic region from Carassius auratus strain Wakin chromosome 2, ASM336829v1, whole genome shotgun sequence.
TCAGTGTCCTCAGGTTCAGAGTCTCTACTgatcgctcacacacacacacacacacacacacacacacacacgcacacacgcacacacacacgcacacacacactcaccagttGGCATGCATGCAGTTGGTGAAAGAAAAGACAAACTGACTCTTCCAGAAATCCTTTGCTTCATCAGGAGTCACCTTCAGAGCGGGAAGAAAAACACTTGTGTTCATCAGAGCGTTTACTGTGAACCTGGACTGGCGGCTAAAGAGCCATCAAcacttttattaattaagttCATTCTATTGGGCTAGCTATGCATTTAATGCAGTCTGGCATCTGTATTCACTCTCTCACAGGAGGATTAATGATATATGAAGTGGTTTttgattaataaagaataataataataataataataggtaaaCTCTGAAAACTACGACCTCGACTGAACTCAAGTTTGTACCGgacagtcaaacacacacacgtgttcCTGAAAGACCTGCTCTCTACCACtggatgtcagtgtgtgtcaTATCAGTGTGTGTGAGCTGTAGGGACTTGTGTGTGTCGTACCTTGTAGTATCTCAGAAGCAGGTTGTCCTGGTTCTCCGGATTTATCTGTTTGCCGATGTTGGGCTTATAAAGGATGAGATTCCGACCACGACCCTGTTCGGCGAGCAGGACACACGGCTGACTCCCAcgcaactgcacacacacacacacacacatatatatggtaATAACATACTCAAAGATAGTCATTTGAATGATTTTAACAGCATAAACACAGCAAGCGTAATTTATTGTCAGACATCAGTGTGTGATGATGTGTGGTGTACCCTGTTTGAGAGGTAAAAACCATCATATTCTCCAGTGAGCTTCTCTGCTTTACTGCAGGCCTCTTCCCAGGGCATCCCACGATCAACACTGATCTGAAAACAGCCACAGCACAAAGTCAGGAcattcaaaaaaaatttaattaaatttttaataaaatattttttattaaataaattaaattatatatatatagtttttttttattctattatgtatttatttttattttgggttttagaaaaaatatattttataaaaaaatatctatctatctatctatctatctatatatatatatatatatatatatataaataattatatttatatacagtatatatgtaaaactaaaatatatgtaggataaaaataaaaaaataaattattaatttgcagaacattaacaaataaaattaatactataTGAGTGGGGTACAGCAATGTCTATGATAACAAATTAAACTGTATAATATgtttaaaaagcataatttacagtccagatacaggttttcacaaaaacatagtttattaaataataaacttcACATTTCAGCCTTGAAACCATTTTTAAGAGTCAAaagtattaattataatattaatacaagcAATTATATTcaatcattatattatatgaattaacatttaaatatattttagtcttcacagtttagatttttataatgcattgtcttccgatgaatatttgtgttgaaactgtgatgcattttatttttcaggatccaCAGAGGATTAAAAAGTTGAAAAagacagcgtttatttgaaatataaatattttgaaacattataaatgtcacttttgattaattgaatgcatgctttctaattaaaagtattaatatccctaattttcctgtacCTTATAGAGGATGACTTGGCCTTCCTGAGGGTTTCCTGGAGTTAGAAACTTCTCCTGTGTTTCCTCGTGAATCTCATCATTACCAGGAGCGAGATCTGAACACACagaacaagacacacacacacacacagctcatctACTGCtgtgaaaacacacaaatataacaGCATTACATTCAGATTCCTCACCTAATATTCCCATGTCATATTTTCCCTCTTTTTTATCCTTGTTGATCAGGTAGTCGAAGTTATCGGTGAAGTACTGGAACAGAGAGTTCTGCTGATGGACCTCCAAACCCAAAATACGGTTCAGAAACTTAGTGATGGAGCAATCTGTGATATGGGGCAAATGAAAGCCAATGTAACAAACTCAATGCATTTCAATGCAACAGAAATAGCACACATAACCAGATCAAATGCACAGATTTTGAATCATGATAATAATGCATGATATTACATTCACCTCTCTCTGTATTCTGACTTAGACGCGGCTCCTTACAGAAGATTCCCACATCGATCATGCCTTGCTTCATATCtgccacacacacatatgaatatttcattaagtgcacacacacattacaccaTCATGCTCTTCTGCATGTGCTCGAACACTATAGTAAGCAACATTACGATTACCGTGTCTTAAATCAGACTATGCACGATGCATTTACTgcaaaaagaacagtgtttatattaaatattacattacctCTGAAGAACATGATGTCTCCTCCTGGGTAGCCCTTCGGTGGAGGGACCTTGTTGTCGATTTGCCTGAGGATGGCTTTAGTGATCTTATCCAATGCTTTGGTACCATACTAAGACAGACAGAAGATAAAGAACTGGTTAAATCACTTGGTTCAAATGTTGATTTTACCCTCACTAGTGTCTTTTTCACACTGTATTTGTGGGACTGTTGCAATATGGGAATCGGCACGAAAAGTGTCATCCGACTGTGAAACATATTGAGGTTCATACATTTCGTCCCagtttagaaaacaaaaaactaattaaacGTTTTAAGTCAAATTAGGTTAAATGCAGTCCAATGTGTTGCTATTGTTAACTACAGCTAAGCCAaaaactataaacttttttttttttaagtaaatttaaatagtaaaaaaaaaaaaaaaaatgtaataagataaaaaaaaaaaaaaaaggatttctagttttaaaatatttaaattaataataaaatgatttaaaaacatatagaaatgtatagaaatgtatagaaatttaataaaagaattataacaaaagaacataaaattaataagataaaaactaaaaaaaaaaaaaaagatttctagttttaaaatatttaaattaataataaaatgattaaaaaatatatcaaaatttatagaaatgtatagaaatttaataaaaaaataacaaaagaacaaaattaataagataaaaaataaaaaaataaaataaaataaaaaaataaaaaagatttctagttttaaaatatttaaattaataataaaattatttaaaaatatacagaaatttatagaaattatagaaatgtaataaaaaaaaaatataacaaaaaaacaaaaaattattaaaactaaaatgaaaatataaaataaaagctaaatctaaatattaataaacacttaGATAGGCATGTAAAAAACCACACTAAAATAGCACCCTAATAAAGCCATGCAGAAGAACAGAGAATAGtctattatatataattgtagtTGATAAAGGGGAAAGGTCTCCTACTTTGTTCTCAAAGTTGTACTGGCTCAGGTCTCTGGATTCAGTGGCTCGTCGGTCGCCGTGTGTCAGAGCCCCctttaaaacacaacacactGCTTTAAACAAGCTCTCAAACATACATCGCTTTCTCACAGGAATGTAGAACGGCGTCTAATGAACACTGTATAATTATAGAAGTAGACTGTAATGTGTTATAGTTGTAAGagcgcatgttttattttctttatctgATGAGCAGCTGGAAGTAgtaaagacatttcaaaataagagtcctgcTGTAGTTCCGGTCGTCTATAAATTAAAAGTCCTGCATTATGCAAAAACAATTATTGGTACTTCGGTTAACTGTAAACTAACTGTAATAAACTGTATCTGGctattaattaaaatgtctcaaatgtaaataattgcatacaatttgaataaataatccCATAATTgtagatatatttaaaaacttagtGTATTATATGTATTCAAATTATGTATTAAggaaatttatttattcattttcattgtgcACCACCAGTTCTCAACATGCTCAAATCTATTGAGTGTGTATTTAACATCTGAGAAACCGAGACTGCGGTGAGACTTTACCAGGCTCTCCAATCTCTTGGCAACGATGGAGGCGAAGCGTCTCTCTCCAGCAAGTTCAGAGATCAGGAAGATGTACTCTGGAGCTGTAACCTGATTAGAGCGATGCGTTCGACCTGAGATACACAGCCACAATATTAGCAACCTCCCCGAcgcctctcaaacacacacacacacactcaccgaaCTGCTGGATGGCTCGGTCTGCGCTCCACGGCAGCTCTAGGGTCATGTGAACTCGTCTCTTTTGGTTCGGCACACGTCTATCCGCCTGTAGAGAGATGCCTGAGCTAGCTGCTTCAGAGATGATGGCTatcagctgagagagagagagagagagcattagtGCAAACATTCAGAATGGTGCTGTGTCTgtgggtcagaggtcagaggtcgtcACCTTCTCTCCGGTCATGAAGCGCTCTTTCTCTCTGATGTTGACGTGGTCGATGGTCAGGCCCTGCTCCGCTCTCGTCTCATACCGAACGctgccatcaggacgccgcaccACACGCCCCTTACGACCcgtcatctacacacacacacacacacacaaacagagacacacacagggacagacagacacagacacacacacacacacacacacagacacacagacacacacacacagacagacagacagacacacacacacacacacacacacacacaaacagagacacacagacacacacacacacacacacacacacacacaaacagagacacacagacacagacacagacacatacacacagagacacacacacagggacagacacacacagacacacacacacacagacacacacacacacacacacgcacgcacgcacgtacagacacacgcacagacacacacagatatatatattaacatttaactTGTGTAAAACAACATCACATTGCGagtctaaacacacacagatgtgaaCAAGCATCAAGGGTCTCGAAAAAATGTTAAATCTTAAGAGCACTgttatttttgtacaatttatccactattatatatatatatatttttttagatgttttatattattagtaatttttaaatacattttagtaatttgttttttttttgttgtcatttttatttcattttagtatcttttattttcataagtaaaaaaaaaatatatatttagttttaatttatattatttcagttgCAATGTTTGCAATTTTAGTACTTTCAGCAAGGAAGTTACCAaatttttctcattttcatttaagtttttaaaaatatcgatatatttatctttaatttatatttattgcctttttttgtaatcttagtacttaaacttattttattccaaGTAGTAACCAGGGCGTCTAGCTTTCTTTCTTATTCTTTAATATTCctacttaaattaatatttaattcatttctaGTTTTATTGATTGTAGTACTTAAACCTCTCTTATGTCAGGAAGTTCCCAAGGGAAAACATTTCCTATTTTCTTATTaacctattttaataataatttatttttgtgtgttataAACGTAACGTattcaattgttttgtttttttagtatattttgtagttttatttcaatttacgaaaattattttaaacagttttgctTCTTGGCAGActttaaataattcatattttaatctttttttttttttttttgcatcagacGGTCTCTGAATGCTTAAACGTCTGAGTCTGAGACTAAACTTTAGTCAGTAATATGATAATAACAATGCTGCCGTCTATATTAAGTGTTCATGTAACTGTTTCAAACACACAACACGATGCATGGCAGTGACCCCTCACCTCAGAAACCTTCTCTGGTCCTCCGAACCTGTCGATCAGCTCGTCAAGAGTGTTAAGCGGCAGCTCTTTCCCCAGCTCTGCTATctttcccagcatcctctgctTGAGTTCTTCTAGTTTAGCTGAAAACAGACAGAGGATGATTTCAGCAGAGTCTGGAACAGACCTTAATCACTCCTTTGTGGTTTCACCGTCTAGACTGAAATGAGTCCTGATTTAATAAGCTCTGAATGCACTTCCTGAACGTGTTTCAAAACACCATATTGCATTTCAGATGACCTACCGGTCGGCCCGTTGATGTGGTTCAAGAAAATCACATCGTCATTGTCCTGCAGCGATTCAGGGGAGGAGTTTGAGTAGCTGTCAATCTCCTCCGAGTCGGAGTCTGAGTCGTCGCTGATTTTAATAACCCCGCCCACTTCCACACAGTGCTTTGGAAATTTTAAAGGCCGGCTTCTGGGTTTTCCTGCAGGAAAACAAAGCAACGTTTGAGCATTGTAACAACGCTAATACATTAATAACACAATAAAGCATGCTCCTCAAAGGAAAAGATGATGCGACTCACGTTTCCTCTTGCTTGCGGCGCTTTTCTCTCTTTTAGGTTTCTGTGTTGGGAAGTGTTTCTGAACTAATGACTGGAAAACACCCCTGCAGGACACAAACAACCCTACAGTGACTCATAAGCACAGAGCTGTTATTATGTAAgagttgattctgattggtctaTCGCTGATTTGCTGGAGATTTCAGTCTTTGTTCTCTGAAGGAGACACTCACTCAGCAGCAGAGACGAATCTGTCCAGGTGTCCGTCGTTCTCGTCCAGCACCTCTCGAGTACGAGCTTCTCCTGTGGACTGCAGACCAATCACGATGCACTGTTTGGAATGACACGGAGAGTGGGCGGAGCCATATTCAGCACTATTGTGATTACTGGCTGCATGATTTTTGTGGGGAATTTTTTCCcactgactgattgattgatttttttttcagcatttcatcttcatggcaaaaatagaataaatatcaAAAGTCATATAATTAACAAGAAGCTACATAAGACATTAAAGGTTAATATGCGACAAAATATATTTAGGTGAccctttttaaatacttttttccccttgataaatttaataaacataataaataaatttaattaattaataaagtgcttgtttgtataaaatatttttgtaattatatactGATAAGACCATAAAATGGCAAcaactataataattatatattgaaaagactataaaataattataataattattattattattattttatagtcttATAAATAATTATCTCATATTTCTTTCATTATATAAATcacgaaattattattattaattaattttaagaaaaaatttaaatttgaaataatattattgtgatattttatatattactattgtatCGCAATTTTGTTTTCATCTAATTAAACGTGATGTAACAAAATATCTAAAGCTAAAAATTTATTGTATATTGATGTAATACTAGaactaaacaaaatgaaaaaaaaaataaaattaataaaacaatgaaaatgttaaatatgcacaaggctgcatttatttgataaaaaaggtaaaaaaatattttgaaatattattacaatacattattattattttatacttttttcattataaaattacaaaattattattattactaaatctAAAAGAAatcatattattgtaatattttatatattattattgtaatatgtagTATCAGTatgtagtgtgtatatatatatatatatataaaaatctagattttattttgacagggaAGCTCTTAATTCTTCTATAGTTGACAAAAGTCAGTTTATAAGTgcttctaatttaaataaatcccaaatagcaatgttttaaaatcacAGCCTTTTTCATATCGTGATTTCAGCTTAATTTTGATTAACAGTGCAACCCTTTCCAAGGTTTTTTAACGAGCAAAAGCACGAACCCTGATCCCTGACTCACCTTGCCGTGCTGCATCTCAGTATGAGCGATTTCAACCAGACGACGGACTTTAGCGGCGATGCACAGATACTTAAAAAACCTCTGGTGTGACGCCCAGAACTGACCCCACAGAGACTTACGGGACACCAGACCCAACGTCTCCGCAGCTGCAGTGAACAGCACGAGAGCCTCGGCCCACTGCACACAGATGAAAAAGACACTGAAACATTGGGACAATCGGATTCAGCCAGGCTGTCTGTGCAAGCGTTTCTCTCACCAGTCTAGCAGCTTTATTGTAGACCAGTTTGAACTCTTGGTCCAGTGTGATCTCTTCTATACGGAACGACACGCCGGAAAAGCTCAGCTGGCGTGCGATGTACATGCCACTCACTTTCATATCCATGGCCACAATCTCCATCGCGCCGACACCCCTGGAACATGAACACGAGGAAAGGTTTGGTCAGAGTGAAAGCCCTGGTCTCTGTGATTCTggcatgacctctgacctcttctCAATAGCATGCAGGAAGTCTTCAAAGGTCCTGAACGGCGTTCCTTGCCCCCAGATCCCCAGTCGGCTCATGTAGATCATATTCTTTGGCTCAGAAGCACCTGGAGGATGAAAATGATGCAGACTGAAGACTCATGAATCCACAAAAAACAAGACCATAATCAACCCTTTTTAAGAGGATTTGGCTTTGGTTGCTTTGGAAAAATaacaaatcaatcaaataaaaaagatcCAACTATAAtattaagagaaagaaaaaaaaacctctgtagctttataaaaaaataaataaaatataaataaaataaatttttttttaaaattattatttcagctAGTCATCAAGGCAACACTTTTctatttcatttagttaaacttgatgtactaaaatatctaaaactaaatataaaaaaaaactatggacaaaaatgactaaaaacaacaaaataaaacaatataatgaaaataaatactgaaaatctaaaaatatgcactccaaggctgcatttatttgatcaaaaacttggaaaaaaattatatatataatatcattatcatcccaggaataaataattaaaaataatttacttaaaaaaataaaataataataataataatattattatatatatatatatatatatatatatatatatatatatatatatatatatatatatatatatatatatatatatatatatatatatattttattttattttttttctattattatttctaattatttattcctgggatgacaaaggaagaatgcattaaattaatcaaaagtgacagtaaagacatttataatgttacataagatttctatttcaaataaatgcttttcttttaaactttcaattcatcaaagcatcctaaaaaaataaaacgtattacagtttccacaacaatatcaggcagcacaactgttttcaacattgataatatccagaaatgtttcttgagcagcaagacactgaagtctggaggaatgctgctgttgttttaaactgcaataatacttcacaatattactgtttttgcagtaaggatcaaataaatgcagtcttggtgagcggAAGATCACCTGTGGCACTAGCGTACACCACTCTCGCTCGGGGCAGTTTAGTCTGCAAGTCCAGCACAGCTTTACCCATCTTGGTGGAGGTCGCATTTTTAGCCTTATGACACTCGTCAAACACAATCTGAGGTTAAAGGTCAAGGGTCAACAGCAGTGCTACGATACTTTAGTTCATGCATATTAAGATTTGATGCTACAGaggttagccaatcacagcagagaTCATTTGCATATCGTGTTCTACATCTACAAGATACAGAAGCAGAAACACCATGCAGTCTGCTTTTGAAAACAACGGACAGAGGTTAACAAATACTTCTGGGTAGAAGATTGCACGAATGCATGCACAAGCTGGAAGCGAAGGATACGACCCCATCAAAGTTTGGTTTGCACCAGTCCAGGATCTGTTTGAGTCTGGTGCGGTGCTGACCTCCGGCCTGGCTCTCTCCAATCAGAGCCGAGTATGTGGCGAATAAAATGCCCTCCGAGGTAGCCATATCTCCGTATTTAATCTGTGTGAAAGAGGAAAAGCAGACAAGAAACAAGAAATAAGTAACATGATTAAACCAAAGTCTCAGAGCGCAAGAAAGTCGATTTTTGAATATTACAAGCATTAAATATAAACATGGCACACAACTTTTGAAaccaaaatgattcaaaataagaGCCGTTGAACTGAAATAAACAATAGAAACAAAAATTTGTAATGTTGCCTtaagaaactaaaactgaaacagaaataaaCGAAAGCTAtctagaaatatttaaatattaaaaacatataacaaaataataaaagtccttaagattatttaaatgaaatttaaataaaaaaactgaaaataaaaaatgataaatgctTCAATAGAATTTAAagtaattctaaaataacactggttcacAGTTAATGGTCACAGAAAATGCAGATgggcaaataaaatatatattttcttatgtattattgtcctgtttttattgtaaaagttcaataaaaaataaaacttaatattttaatatatatatatatatataaattttgcaagttttttattttgctatttacgtgtattttaaattgttatgatttcatttttaATCAACTTGCAAAGCCTATTTAGATCCATCACACTTGAAAGATCAAACATGAACAATACAGATGAAAATAAAGCAGTGATGATTAAGTTCCCAAACCTTATTTAAAGCAAACACAGGGATGTTGGGAGCGTCTATGTCTCGGAGATCTCTCTCAGCATCGTACTTCAGGTCATTTGACACACTGAACCTAAAAGATCCAGAAAAATCTCTTGGTTATGCATCGATTCATCAGAAGGGGTCATGACGTTGGGGATGCATGCGGGCGTTTACCATAGTGCTCTCTTCCGTCCCTTTAAAAAGCTCTCTAGTATGATTCCAGCCACAGTGCGACCCTTTCCGACGCCTGCTCCGTCTCCGATCAGAAACCCTGCCCGCTGACCGTTACGAAGAATCACCTCGTGTTGCTAGAAAGCACGAGCACAAAGGTGATTTCATGCATACTCACAAACTCCTCAGTGAGTGGAGAGAGGAGCGGAGAGAGTACCTGGCAGGCGTAGATGATGGCCTCCAGCTGCAGAGCGGACAGCCGGCCGGAGCTGATGGTGCTGTCGGGAATGGACAGTGTGTAGGTGATGTCAGGAGGAGGAACGCTGGACAGTGTGTTGGTCTCCACCACGATGTCAGGGTGAGAGATTCCTATAGTAGCTGCACACGTGAACACAGCGATTACTTGCCACAGAAGCTGAATAAAATATGCAATCCAGTTGCAGTTGTGAATGGCACAGTGCacggtttcatttactacacacacacacacacacaaacacttgtgaCGCTCACGGTGATTTCAAAATCtgccgtctcactaaatgaggacgtaAACACATGAACAATGCATCCAGAACTGCTGTGAGAGTCACTTCATAAGCAtctgatttgagtaaaactagcatcatgcacagaactgtaaaggtattcacagcaacccgtcaaaataaaagtcctgtttgaTGACATTGTGCCTATTACTAAATCCCGTCCGTTTgcccaaaaaataaagtttgcttaattttcaataattaaaagataaaaataaaataaaaaaaggatgcctttatttgataaccagaaaattttaaatacaaatttctgcgaagaaatttaataaatgaagttgttttatgcattcaaataattagacatgctgaAACACAGATTTGTGTTACAAAAAAATTTGGTTTCATAGGGCCATAAACGTAATATTTGTTAAacttttgttttatgattttaattaattagatatgctttttgattaataaaatttaatttaactattaaatttagaaaaattttaactgaagaa
It encodes:
- the LOC113111952 gene encoding protein strawberry notch homolog 2-like isoform X2; this encodes MPTPAASVVMETEDLVPPEGPQLGSLEFSAPSPPLTSSMESQLCPSNSWMYPQQIQYNQHYPMQSGRQLQLNPSSGLDLSDIDFHDLVQNGDFSQDLCIDELSNTSLFSSASDSLSEYPVPSGFGSDILSQRPAEGPVPQMYWEIPGHSQRQNLSAFNGRFDDFSAILPPSVTGFKPAAPPAPPEEEEEADDEETEDLGHADTYAEYKPSKSTIGISHPDIVVETNTLSSVPPPDITYTLSIPDSTISSGRLSALQLEAIIYACQQHEVILRNGQRAGFLIGDGAGVGKGRTVAGIILESFLKGRKRALWFSVSNDLKYDAERDLRDIDAPNIPVFALNKIKYGDMATSEGILFATYSALIGESQAGGQHRTRLKQILDWCKPNFDGVIVFDECHKAKNATSTKMGKAVLDLQTKLPRARVVYASATGASEPKNMIYMSRLGIWGQGTPFRTFEDFLHAIEKRGVGAMEIVAMDMKVSGMYIARQLSFSGVSFRIEEITLDQEFKLVYNKAARLWAEALVLFTAAAETLGLVSRKSLWGQFWASHQRFFKYLCIAAKVRRLVEIAHTEMQHGKCIVIGLQSTGEARTREVLDENDGHLDRFVSAAEGVFQSLVQKHFPTQKPKREKSAASKRKRKPRSRPLKFPKHCVEVGGVIKISDDSDSDSEEIDSYSNSSPESLQDNDDVIFLNHINGPTAKLEELKQRMLGKIAELGKELPLNTLDELIDRFGGPEKVSEMTGRKGRVVRRPDGSVRYETRAEQGLTIDHVNIREKERFMTGEKLIAIISEAASSGISLQADRRVPNQKRRVHMTLELPWSADRAIQQFGRTHRSNQVTAPEYIFLISELAGERRFASIVAKRLESLGALTHGDRRATESRDLSQYNFENKYGTKALDKITKAILRQIDNKVPPPKGYPGGDIMFFRDMKQGMIDVGIFCKEPRLSQNTERDCSITKFLNRILGLEVHQQNSLFQYFTDNFDYLINKDKKEGKYDMGILDLAPGNDEIHEETQEKFLTPGNPQEGQVILYKISVDRGMPWEEACSKAEKLTGEYDGFYLSNRLRGSQPCVLLAEQGRGRNLILYKPNIGKQINPENQDNLLLRYYKVTPDEAKDFWKSQFVFSFTNCMHANWKGKCKLIDEGQECFQGMRLRQYHMLCGALLRVWKRVSDIVSDITNSSILQIVRLKTKQNSKQVGIKIPENCVLRVREELSQMDEKAKKERREREKRIRQEMLTKMIIANPPPSLHYPQSLLPPKSEAVSEVLDLTISPCPSPDIKTHVPDLNGVSLRGRMLDVRARPGAVVPETYNLEDLISRERQRHRQVALHPNMRLSPSSQAPQQHIHTLKQNHASFGMLTQQQQQQSSSRTHSSEQYKALLSQLERGQDTSLVLRLLTQMQSPQSSHAMLHQNTQRVMHTSNAHLLGMHLKQHPGEHAQSQSLPSQPQTMQSHATQPATETTNREFDFDDLEYGYPSPDSQHQYPFTSQALTPPPPAYSSLLASAPTNSSSLSDSSSSSSHFTPSSSSSEQTHPLPNGHSSMDAPPGDPDPRTALGSPPVRHPVQNNRLGRHLEAQT